GCACTTTTGGAAATGACCTTGTTGCTCTGCCTTCGCCCTTGCTCTTTTCACATCTTTCTACGTCAGAGTCTGAATCCTGCAGACCAACAGCATTGCTACAGTGCAGCAGGGCAAGAATTTTCCCTACCTATCCATAAATTACTGGAAATAGAGATTAAAAGCTAGCCTGGCATCTGTGGCCATGGAGGCTCTATAGGCAGGTGTCTAGCACCCCTTTGGTTGCAGGCACCTCTGAGAACCACTCTGATGGGGATGCATGGCACTCCTCTTTCTTTAGAGGAAAATCCAAGCACTCTCAGCAGTAAGAAGGTTCAGTCCAGCAGGGTTACCAAGGTGGATATTTTGCTACACCTAGAAGCTTTCAAAACTGCTCACTAACTTTGGCTAGACCAGCCTGGCTTCATCCAGCTGTGACAGGCTTTTGCCCTAAAAGATTTCATCTGTTTCTGCAGCCACAGCATGCACTTTTATCAGGaaacaaactgttttcttatttgcttttaattatttatggtAATGAAGTAGCACCCATATCTCAaaattttccacaaaaatgAATACTCCTGTAGTTCAGCTCTGTGGccatgaaagaaaacacagttccCCAGTGTTGCTTAcaatgtttatttgtttttaacttcaaaacacagatgattttcttaaaacaaatagAGTAATGGGGGAAATGAAGGCAGGCTCTCTTTGTAACTTTCCCAAGAAACACATCTGGAAAAGCATACTTTTGCAAAACAACTACATTTTAGCACTCCTGGACAGTGAGATTCCAAAAAATCATAAATAGCAGTGAGGTTAGCAACCACTGTTGGCTGGggggttttccttcttttttttaatcccttctTGTTTAACTTGCAAAGGGCAGTAAATGAACTCAGACTTTCCATGGCTGATACAGAGACATTTTAACCAAAGTTTCTGTGTATGCAGTTAATTTCCAAGATGAGGAATTATGAAGACATACCTCCTCACGTTGAATCTGTAAGATAAACTTGGTGGAATAATTGGGTATTATAACATCTGATAGTCTTGTTACTGATTTAAGCCTACCACTTAGCTATTTAAATCACTATCCTTAATTGCTACTTTTtgttatgtttaccaaaaagtCATTTTTTACCCATAGGCAGGTACAAAAACTTTCTTTAGAAGCAGCAGTGATGTGTTGGATTATATTTTGTAAATAGCTCTGATGCCACAGTTCATTAGTACTCTTAAAACCTTAGTGTCATTTTTGGTTTCATTGTCTGTACATCATCTCTTGTTCCACCTTAATAGTCAGGTAGAAAAATAACGAGTTTGGAGACAGATCAGTAAAGTTAAAGGACAGCTTTCCTGAATCTGAATGCTACAGCCAGGCCCTGCTCACTGGGaaggctggggaagaaggaaataattctgcagACCAACGAGGAAAAGTATGAAGCCACTGTTCAGACTGCAGTGACTAGAAGATGCCAAGACCTACAACTCCTAGCACCTGCATAGACACACAGAGTGAGGCACAGAGGATCAGACACATACCCATGCACGCATTGGGCCTGGGAGCCCCACGGTGGGCACTCCTTGGTGCCCTGCAGGCACCACACAGTTTTGTCTACCAGCTCACAGCCattggagctgcagcagctccacagcGATCTCAGCAAGGCGCATCTTCTCCTACAGCCTGGGCCGTGCAGCACCACAGAGCTCAAACGATCCTCTTTGGCTGGGACTGTTGAAGAGCAAATAACATATTTGGAAATGCAATCTCCTAATTAATAAAATTTGGATAGGAACATACTAGTTATTTTTGCCAGCTAATGCCTGCTCTTCACAAGTcagtcttccttttcctgcatGCATGTGAAAATCGAATGTTTCTGGCACTGGATGTGCTGCCCACGTTGTAATATGCTTCATAGCTTTTTGTACCTACATAGAAGGAAAATATCACTGTTCCATCTGATTTGCTTGAGTTGTAGAGTCGTCAGTGCTATAGCAAGGAACAGATGGACTGGGAATTAGGAAATCACTCAAGCGCTGATCTGCAGAGGGTCTTCCTGAACACAAAGTGGGTCCTTGTGTTAAGTGGCCACAAAACTTACAGTCTATCACATTCAATATCAGGGTTATTAGATGGTGTATCGAAAATACCAAAATATACTTCCCTGTTTGCTGGAGGTGGGGTATTGGTTGGACTTCCCACCCCAGAATCGGGACTTGGTGCAGGGTGCATTTCTCCTGCATACTTCACTTCTTTCTGAGAAGGCTCTTGTTGTTTTTGCTTGAGGTTTTTGAAACGTTTGAGCTTCACAGGGTCCTTGACTTCCTTGGcacaatgaaacaaaatgaaaatgtcccTCCGAAATTTGGAGCTCATTCCGAAGTAAATAATGGGATTGTAGAAGCTGGCAGACTTAGCAAACAAACTGGCAAGGATGCTCGTAAGATTGGGCACGGGGTGACCGTAGGCAGACCATATAGAGATGACAGCATATGGTGACCATGCAATAATGAAGGCTGTGCAAATGACAATAGAAACCTAAAAGACAGAAGGATAGTCTTAAATCTATTCTGGAAGACTACATCAGGGAAGGAATACACTGGGAATAGTAACTTGGACACTTGGATGAAAGGGAAACATTCAGATTGTCCTGAGGGTATGGCTCACAGGACAGTAGAGGCAAGCAAAAGGCTAGCTTTGATGGAGCCAGGCAGACCAAGAAGCTATATATCTAATTTTGGCATGGTGGTGTGCTTGAGTAATGCCTCatctaaagaaatgaaaacagctaCAGTCCCATGTATGTTTATATGAATTAAGAGGGTTTCGGGTAGACTTAAGTCAATGGTAAGTAAATTGAAAAATCCACTGTAACTTCTGTGTATGCTCAGAAGTAATGTaacttctaaaagaaaagaGCATATGCCAAGCCAAACTTTCATTTTTGTGCGGTATAACCTACTCCAattatatttagatttttttttacatgggATGTAGCACCAATATTTTAGCCAACTGATGGGGCAGGAGTTTTAAACAACCCTCCTATTCTTCGTTGATTTCAGACTCCATCACTAGAGAttaaagagaaatgaaatgtgACTGATTGTTTTGTACTGTTCTAGTTGGGACCAATTTCTGGAAAGACAGACTTCGTTGAGATAAATGCCACCCAACATGAAACGCAAGCTCACCCTGGTGACGTCCCGCTCCATTCtcctctgtctgtctgtgggATCACCCAGTCCTGTTAATGCATGGCTTAGCTTGACAGTATTGATAATTGACACATATGAGAAGATCATCACTGTTACAGgtaggaaaaagcagcagataaaAATGGACACAATGTAGGACTTGTAGATTGTAGAGAAGTTGGCTTTTGCCCAGTCTATCTCACATGTGCCGTACATGCgatctggaaagcaaaaaataagttGGTTAGCATTTTTAGAACATTTATATGTGACTAATTTATCAGttcaaatgctgtatttttctccttttaagcACTAAAGAATGGATTGATCCTTCTCATTTAGTGAGCTGTGACATGATTTCTTATATAAACAGTTTTCCAGATCAACTAGACCATAACAAGTTTTAATGCATATTACAATTTTGCCCAGTTTAGATTTCAGTGTAAACCCATAATGCACAAACTGTTGCTTCAAAATAGGAAATTGTGAtactttattagaaaaaaaaaaagggtattcATTCAgtaggtttgattttttttgagtGTTATCTACTCTTATTTGTCATAATCTTCTACATAGTAACTTCCTAAAATGAGCACTGTAACAGCACAACAAGCAATGGTAAAGAGACAACATGCCAAATCTAGAAAATCAATACTTACATAGGAAAGTAGGAAGTAAAAATACTGagcttttttaaataaaaccaaaaaggtAATGAGATTTTTACTGTAGTAAGAGCCATGAAAGCAAATTGATACAGCTAATGATAAAGATTATGGAAAGAGGAAACATATAAATACTTGGAAAGATATGGGACCTTTTGCTAAATGGGAAACACACAGTTCTGCAACTGCCAAAGAGCTGCAGGCTTCTAAAAATGAAGTTAGGCAGATTGCAGAATCTGCAGCTAGTGGGATTTACAAAAGGACATTAGCTGATCAGGTACTGAAGGGAAAGGCAGTGGGAATCAGGTGCAGTCTCTGCATAAATACTTTTATGAATAACAGTTGACTTCTTTAGACCCTCTGATGTGTTTGCAAATGTGTCCTGACATAAAACTTGAATGTGATATAGCATTAGAGGTTTTCTATAGACTATGAattgttgatttttctttttaagtggaAAAAGCTGGTTTTTCTGACAGCTATGGCAGCAAATTGAATTATAAATAAATGACGCATGAACCAAAATTTTGTAAGTCAAGTATTAACAAGTCCTGGAGATAAAATACAGGAGAAGCCTGCATGATTTAACAACAGATCTCTCCCTGACATCCAGTGataattctgaagaaaaaaaaaaatcccttaatTCCTCACAGGTGATAGGAGGTTTGGACAGGATGAATTAAAGGAGTGAAGATTAAAATCTCTTTTATGATTCTCATCAAAAAGAGCTCTGTACTTTTAACACCAAAAGCTCTATGTGTTGCTGTCTGGATGTGTCAGTAATAGAAATAGTTTTTTGtctcctttgcctttttcatcAGTAGACCCCAAGATTCAAAAAGATAACCATAAAATCTGGCTTAATTCCAGGTTTCTGGTTTGTGAAAACTTTCgactgaaaaaagaaagcagcctCCAGatgacatgaaaagaaaatcgTGCAGATTTTCTGCAAGTCAGgattcagagctgcttttcacCCCTCCGCACACATACTGGCAAGTGGCATTTCCAAAAACCAGGAGGGTCCTGGGGacccctgcagctgctgtgtaGAACTGAGACTTCCAAGGCAACCAGGTGTGATGTGCCATGGCCTGCTGTcgcctgctgcctgctcccagacTTGCCATTGCTAGGCTCCCAAATGTCCATGTGTGCCCTCAATGGTAATGTGTTTAGAGTCAGATAGCTCAGGAACCTGAAACCTCTGTCATTCTCAGTAAGTAAAAGTGCTCCTAGAAGTGGCCTTGAAGACCACTGTCAGGGAATTGAATCCAAAGTACAAATGGGATCCATGCGGGCACTTGGATGCCCTGACAAGGCAGTGATGCCCAAGAAGTTCCTGTCTCCAGTTTAAGGCCAAAAAAGGACATCAGAAATCCTTCTACAAATGAAGAGCTAATAagataaatgtgaaaataagaTCACCAAAACATACACAGAAAATGGCCAGTCCAAACCCCAAAAGCTTATGACATATCCAGACTGCAAAAACATGACGTAAAATTACAGTTTCATTTTGTCTCAAACAAAAGATCCATTGAACCCAATATCCTGGTAACATTTTGGTTTGGGAAGGATAGAGGATTTAATTAATCATATAAATGGATGTTGTTCTCACACCCATACTTCAAGGGCCCAGAGGTACTTCAAAGCTTATGAATTTAACAAGTAAGTGGATATATTCACATAGCTGCTTTAATAAGTCTTCATAGATTTCATGACTGCTCAAAGAATGCAGATGCCTACAGGAGCCAGGCAGAAAACTGCTGGACAATTTCAGCCACATGATTTCAGTTGTTAAGACTCCTGGATCATTACTGTTTGTTCCTACAGATTTGTTTTATTGAATTTTTAGAAGCTAAATTTGAGACAATTTCTCCAACTTTTCCCTGCAAAGAAATCTTCTGGTGTAGGAATATCCCTTAGCCATTGAATTATCACAGCATTCACGattaaaaagttttccttttttcccccctccttttttgcTATGGCCTTATCTTGTACCTTAATCGCTTCTTGGACGGACAAACTTTCtgacatctttttcttcttctgctatGTTAGTTTTCGTATTTCCAACAAACTGTTTCACCAAATCTTTCTGGCTTGTCTTATTATAGTTTCAAGTTTAACTTGCTGGAACTTGTGTTCTTTTCTAGCTTCCTAATCTTGACAGTTTTTGAAGGATATCTTTTGACAGTTTCCTTTATCTCATTGCTTAACCATGCCAAATATTTCTGGCTTCTCTTTTTTCATAGGTAATGTGCACTTGGTCCAAGTCTTTCCTGTGATATCttcaaaaaaatctctttatagCTGACACTAAAGCAGGCAACATTCTCTGCCTACGTCATGCATGATGAATGATTTTCTCAGTTGCACTGATAATCGGTCTGGTTTGTCACAAACAGCAAGAAAGGAAGGTAAGTATCTTTGTTCATTTAAGCGGAGAGGtgccaaataaataaaactgaaagacaCCTGTTACCTGTATAACTGCCCCAGCCAAGTAATGGAGCTGCTGACCAGAAGAAAGCTGCTATCCAAATGAGAACCAGAGCCACCGTCATACTGCTGTTGCTGATGCAGTGACCTGCAATGGCATCGTTTAGTCAGAAAATAATATCTAGAAAGGCAAACATATCTCTGAAATCTAAATGCACTCCTATACCAACAGCTAATAAGGAAAAtacaactatttaaaaaaatattaagacagAAAAGGCATATGCataagaaaagctgaaatttgaaaacatttgtcAGGCTTGTGTTCAAGACCATTTGTGAACAGTGGAAATGAATGGCTTTTAAGCAGAAGACAATGTGTTTGTTGAGCACTGCAGAATTAGCAAATTTTGTGTTAGACTTGTTCTGCAATTTTGTAAAAAGCAggaaacaggttttaaaatgaattttacaTAGAAACAAACAAGATAAGTCTAAAGTCAGAGGATTTTccctgttaaaaagaaaatacattagaTGCTCAGACTACATTAGCCATtcaatacaaaatattaaatctgTCCTGCTGTTGCCATACATTGTggttatttcttcatttatgtgggaaatatttatatatacaccaATCTCTGTTCCTCAACACTTCTGTAAAGTTATACTGGGTACTTGCTCAGGTTTTCTCAGGAGGCAAACAGAAGTTATGCACACCCTCAGATGAACACGTGATACAACTTTGCAAAAGAGAAACGTGGGGTTTAAATATGACTT
This Phalacrocorax aristotelis chromosome 3, bGulAri2.1, whole genome shotgun sequence DNA region includes the following protein-coding sequences:
- the LOC142055824 gene encoding visual pigment-like receptor peropsin — translated: MSVQFSPQAPWRNNNISFLTRESAVTEQGETIIGFYLLALGWLSWFGNSIVIFVLYKQRHLLQPTDYLTFNLAVSDASISVFGYSRGIIEIFNVFRDDGFIITSIWTCQVDGFLTLLFGLASINTLTVISVTRYIKGCHPERGHCISNSSMTVALVLIWIAAFFWSAAPLLGWGSYTDRMYGTCEIDWAKANFSTIYKSYIVSIFICCFFLPVTVMIFSYVSIINTVKLSHALTGLGDPTDRQRRMERDVTRVSIVICTAFIIAWSPYAVISIWSAYGHPVPNLTSILASLFAKSASFYNPIIYFGMSSKFRRDIFILFHCAKEVKDPVKLKRFKNLKQKQQEPSQKEVKYAGEMHPAPSPDSGVGSPTNTPPPANREVYFGIFDTPSNNPDIECDRL